Proteins found in one Scylla paramamosain isolate STU-SP2022 chromosome 44, ASM3559412v1, whole genome shotgun sequence genomic segment:
- the LOC135093850 gene encoding prostaglandin G/H synthase 1-like isoform X1: MREHNCVCDELLKIHPNLGMTTASTRLPALLSSLSSLTSRNHTHALYPVLEEVNENGRQLRFQGLYAYRRRFGMQPFTSFLDLAGDPKLAADLEHFCRDIEAVEYYVSLVTARLGPSVTLPSTVSLGGPWSVKGLMAAHLQP; this comes from the exons ATGAGGGAGcacaactgtgtgtgtgacgaGCTGCTCAAGATTCACCCAAATCTTGGGATGACAACTGCCTCTACCAGACTGCCCGCCTTactgtcatcattgtcatca cTGACATCAAGGaaccacacacacgctctctacCCAGTGCTGGAGGAGGTGAATGAAAACGGCCGCCAGCTGAGGTTCCAGGGGCTCTACGCGTACCGCAGGAGGTTTGGCATGcagcccttcacctccttccttgaCCTGGCTGGTGACCCCAAACTGGCGGCTGACCTGGAGCATTTCTGCAGGGACATAGAGGCTGTGGAGTACTATGTCA gtCTTGTCACGGCACGCCTCGGCCCCTCGGTCACCCTGCCGTCCACGGTCAGTTTGGGAGGCCCCTGGAGTGTGAAGGGGCTCATGGCTGCCCATTTGCAGCCCTAA
- the LOC135093850 gene encoding prostaglandin G/H synthase 1-like isoform X2, protein MEVKLTSRNHTHALYPVLEEVNENGRQLRFQGLYAYRRRFGMQPFTSFLDLAGDPKLAADLEHFCRDIEAVEYYVSLVTARLGPSVTLPSTVSLGGPWSVKGLMAAHLQP, encoded by the exons atggaagTGAAG cTGACATCAAGGaaccacacacacgctctctacCCAGTGCTGGAGGAGGTGAATGAAAACGGCCGCCAGCTGAGGTTCCAGGGGCTCTACGCGTACCGCAGGAGGTTTGGCATGcagcccttcacctccttccttgaCCTGGCTGGTGACCCCAAACTGGCGGCTGACCTGGAGCATTTCTGCAGGGACATAGAGGCTGTGGAGTACTATGTCA gtCTTGTCACGGCACGCCTCGGCCCCTCGGTCACCCTGCCGTCCACGGTCAGTTTGGGAGGCCCCTGGAGTGTGAAGGGGCTCATGGCTGCCCATTTGCAGCCCTAA